The genomic DNA ACATCACCGCCGCCAAGGAGCGCGGCGAGAAGTGGCCCATGCTCACCGCGTACGACGCGATGACCGCCTCCGTCTTCGACGAGTCCGGCATCCCGGTGATGCTGGTCGGCGACTCCGCGGGCAACTGCCACCTCGGCTACGAGACCACGGTGCCCGTCACGCTGGACGAGATGACGATGCTCTCGGCCGCGGTCGTCCGGGGCACCGGCCGCGCCCTGATCGTGGGCGACCTGCCCTTCGGTTCCTATCAGGAGGGCCCGGTGCAGGCGCTGCGCTCGGCGACCCGGCTGGTCAAGGAGGCCGGGGTCGGCGCGGTCAAGCTGGAGGGCGGCGAGCGCTCGCACCGGCAGATCGAGCTGCTGGTGGAGTCCGGCATCCCGGTGATGGCGCACATCGGCCTCACCCCGCAGTCCGTCAACTCCATGGGCTACCGGGTGCAGGGCCGCGGCGAGGAGGCGGCCCAGCAGCTGCTGCGCGACGCCAAGGCGGTGCAGGACGCGGGCGCCTTCGCGGTCGTCCTGGAGCTGGTGCCGGCCGAGCTGGCCGCCGAGGTGACCCGGACGCTGCACATCCCGACGGTCGGCATCGGCGCGGGCCCGGACACCGACGCCCAGGTGCTGGTGTGGACCGACATGCTCGGGCTGAC from Streptomyces sp. CB09001 includes the following:
- the panB gene encoding 3-methyl-2-oxobutanoate hydroxymethyltransferase, which gives rise to MTQLPAAQTPQRKPAEGNRALYGGKINRRITVRDITAAKERGEKWPMLTAYDAMTASVFDESGIPVMLVGDSAGNCHLGYETTVPVTLDEMTMLSAAVVRGTGRALIVGDLPFGSYQEGPVQALRSATRLVKEAGVGAVKLEGGERSHRQIELLVESGIPVMAHIGLTPQSVNSMGYRVQGRGEEAAQQLLRDAKAVQDAGAFAVVLELVPAELAAEVTRTLHIPTVGIGAGPDTDAQVLVWTDMLGLTGGRVPKFVKQYADLRKVMGDAAKAYAEDVVGGTFPADEHSVH